One stretch of Leishmania panamensis strain MHOM/PA/94/PSC-1 chromosome 29 sequence DNA includes these proteins:
- a CDS encoding RNA binding protein, putative (TriTrypDB/GeneDB-style sysID: LpmP.29.1420) has product MRLRRTSPHNHHGRGGDKCGSSHLNSGADIDGAETAEDQESIRSEQAGRAKRASCDTPGTANLSPHTLSSHQPIHPLQQQQRSGKRRDSAQRQSSFNSSQTGSLLLNSGSATLPTPGGGSAGGNTGGRPCRSTSGSGGSGGDGVSPSSSRHLQPPSNHSHVNLFVRDLPLELNEEKLRAMFTPFGDIVNSAIMRNIHTGISLGTAFVRFSKHEEAMRAMEAFAGGRSVTGSKRVTVQWARREHDKAPSGDERRKMRKLFIRNVPKDVTQEMLMTLFSQYGPVKSVSTHRDTAAANAVSQPGGGGGAAGAAEADFASHGGHDSTAATGASTDDRRIAFVTFEFEGVAEQATAAVHNTMPFASCQGIPLMVKLAEDTPVRHSALGSNHARANNSGTLNGLGANGNRVHLPHSGSMSSGGSVGVHHPALIVGVPSNNSLGWSDLPITDYLATPMASPSAAQVHSATGLAVPLGTGRSRPLARAGALSISAGRSFSRAPQDGSISPALLLPRSFVGTTGSAGSPSGTPLYTGLTSIHSSSAMLPYTGQTSGSAQTPRQPVPSPTAFLASPTSASSTTANSQQPRSDSVAEPMLDGSQMLGSIGFIGSRSGSHNGQAIGSGPTDLIGLAIGDGAGSFPVSSYETQEPYTMLQQYGSSLALASSATAQPPLSGPPSAPVPGADIHPHAGVWSNHSNSSANASRLSYQVWGSYAEAAQCEGVISSPVLESAQTSSTAPLSSSSFQQSPLKALSLPQPRSSAMQQQQQQQQQQRPAPAEFDGSNIANGGRGPAQHLLIPQPRSNASTNSSVPLRRSAAAAAAAPSSSASRRANTLPPDASPPSCASTPQKNASRVLLSSATTSFTAGGGAHSRCNGTWARRIALEGVGSMIGGASNLRHGPRATSSSILTLRSGTYGDGGSCTGANSAGSPTTGTLAAPLNPGLAGSFTSNNTNSFQPYGVNGILGTGSVASHSAHSTMDTRGSLTMKYTSVLPAQPASVPLPPSCSPAPQPPSWSFSSELTQSVTTPVAPPTFTTSPLMEAAAKMLSTDDDALTADDVNTFDYRAYVPEDTYAGKLNYSTSYATTVMHAVSGGDPPLRGMASGTRSSANIQMSNSQNISVAVLSQLNSPAPAATVSSVVAALVLCKSDQLGDPSPHFPSPGSAGLLDDHLRFQWEGNSAAMSDTPSITGFAGVGGSAVQTALPSSDALHSKEFIEELDMMFTPSESRPQDMIALADAPTAASVPNMRPQPDAGAYWCTAPMRDTARLVLGSDMGVPAYRAPSTAISTPKDLSCGSTAKTLPGLTVQPPSRIGRSDDEDGDPTGWSVYPDVTLNFGWSLGFSSEPRKPGSVIGSDHESGSTHDGVDHLRYSQQLGNTLHSLYHLMSYDDASY; this is encoded by the coding sequence ATGAGACTGCGTCGCACCAGTCCTCACAACCACCATGGGCGCGGTGGTGACAaatgcggcagcagccacctgAACTCAGGCGCCGACATCGATGGCGCGGAGACTGCGGAAGACCAGGAGAGCATTCGTAGTGAACAGGCTGGGCGAGCAAAGCGAGCCAGCTGTGATACCCCGGGCACGGCCAACCTCTCTCCACACACCTTGAGCTCTCACCAGCCGATTCATCcgctccagcagcaacagcgctcTGGCAAGCGCCGCGACTCTGCACAGAGACAGTCGTCTTTTAACAGCAGCCAGACTGGCAGCTTGTTGCTCAACAGCGGTAGCGCAACGCTACCGACCcccggtggcggcagtgcaggTGGCAACACTGGTGGCCGCCCTTGTCGCAGCACGTCTGGATCCGGTggtagcggtggcgatggcgttTCCCCATCGTCCTCGCGCCATCTTCAGCCGCCGTCAAATCACAGCCATGTGAACTTGTTTGTGCGAGACCTGCCGCTGGAGCTGAACGAGGAAAAGCTGCGAGCCATGTTTACCCCGTTCGGTGACATTGTCAACTCGGCCATCATGCGCAACATTCACACCGGCATCAGCCTTGGTACAGCCTTTGTGCGCTTTTCGAAGCACGAAGAGGCGATGCGGGCCATGGAGGCCTTCGCGGGCGGGCGGTCAGTGACGGGGTCAAAGAGGGTGACAGTGCAGTGGGCTCGCCGCGAGCATGACAAGGCCCCTTCTGGGGATGAGCGGCGCAAAATGCGGAAGTTGTTTATCCGCAATGTCCCAAAGGACGTAACACAGGAGATGCTCATGACCCTCTTCAGTCAGTACGGCCCGGTCAAGTCGGTCAGCACCCATCGCGATACGGCCGCTGCCAACGCCGTTTCGCAaccaggcggcggcgggggtgccgctggtgcggcagaggcagactTCGCATCCCACGGCGGACACGACAGTACCGCTGCCACTGGGGCCAGCACGGATGACCGTCGCATCGCGTTTGTCACCTTTGAATTTGAGGGTGTGGCAGAgcaggcgacggcggcagtgcacaACACCATGCCATTTGCTTCGTGCCAGGGTATTCCACTCATGGTGAAGTTGGCAGAAGACACACCAGTGCGGCATAGCGCTCTTGGCAGCAATCACGCCAGAGCCAACAACAGTGGCACCCTAAACGGTCTTGGTGCGAATGGGAATAGGGTGCACCTGCCTCACAGTGGCAGCATGAGTAGCGGCGGTAGCGTGGGTGTGCATCACCCTGCCCTCATTGTCGGTGTTCCCAGCAATAATTCACTCGGCTGGTCCGACTTGCCCATAACCGACTATCTTGCGACTCCGATGGCGTCGCCGAGTGCTGCGCAAGTGCATAGTGCCACTGGGCTAGCAGTGCCGCTAGGTACTGGTCGCAGCAGGCCACTGGCACGTGCTGGTGCGCTGAGTATCAGTGCGGGTCGCAGCTTCTCTCGTGCGCCGCAGGACGGCAGCATCTCACCGGCGCTCTTACTGCCGCGCTCTTTTGTCGGGACAACGGGCTCAGCCGGTTCACCGAGCGGAACCCCGCTGTACACTGGTCTCACTTCAATTCACAGCAGCTCAGCAATGCTCCCCTACACTGGACAGACCTCTGGAAGCGCCCAAACGCCTCGGCAACCTGTTCCAAGCCCCACAGCATTCTTGGCGTCACCGACGTCCGCGTCGTCCACGACGGCCAATTCGCAGCAACCCAGGAGCGATAGCGTTGCGGAGCCTATGCTTGACGGCTCGCAGATGCTTGGTAGCATTGGGTTTATAGGGAGCAGAAGCGGCTCGCACAATGGGCAGGCGATAGGTAGCGGCCCAACGGACCTTATTGGCTTAGCTATCggagacggtgctggcagcTTCCCCGTCTCCTCGTACGAAACACAGGAGCCTTACAcgatgctgcagcagtacggTAGCAGCCTGGCCCTTGCCAGCAGCGCTACTGCACAGCCGCCACTATCGGGCCCACCTTCTGCACCCGTACCAGGGGCTGATATCCATCCACACGCAGGCGTCTGGAGCAACCACAGCAACAGTAGCGCCAACGCCAGCAGGTTGTCTTATCAGGTGTGGGGTTCTTACGCCGAAGCCGCGCAGTGCGAGGGAGTGATCAGTTCGCCTGTGCTAGAGTCAGCGCAGACTTCCTCCACAGCACCGCTCAGCAGCTCATCTTTCCAGCAGTCGCCGTTAAAGGCCCTATCGCTTCCGCAGCCTCGCTCGAGTGCgatgcaacagcagcaacagcagcagcagcagcagcggcctgcGCCAGCAGAGTTCGATGGCAGTAACATCGCAAATGGCGGCCGCGGCCCTGCCCAACATCTACTCATCCCACAGCCACGCAGCAATGCGAGCACTAACTCCTCGGTGCCCCTCCGCAggtcagccgctgctgctgccgccgctccttcATCTTCTGCCTCTCGGCGCGCCAacacgctgccgccagacgcttctccaccttcgTGCGCGTCGACTCCGCAGAAGAATGCCTCTCGAGTTTTGCTGTCAAGCGCCACGACATCCTTCAccgctggtggcggcgcccaTTCCAGGTGCAACGGCACATGGGCTCGCCGTATCGCATTGGAAGGAGTCGGCAGTATGATTGGCGGTGCGTCTAACCTGCGCCATGGCCCACGCGCGACTTCCTCGTCAATACTCACCCTTCGTAGTGGGACTTATGGTGATGGGGGCAGCTGCACTGGCGCGAACAGTGCTGGCTCCCCCACTACTGGTACATTGGCCGCCCCGCTCAACCCCGGCCTTGCGGGTTCCTTTACAAGTAACAATACCAACAGCTTCCAGCCCTACGGAGTCAACGGTATCCTTGGCACTGGCTCTGTAGCTAGCCACAGCGCTCACAGCACAATGGACACGCGCGGCAGCTTGACAATGAAGTACACTTCTGTTCTCCCAGCGCAGCCGGCTagtgtgccgctgccaccgagCTGCTCGCccgcgccacagccgccgtcgTGGAGCTTTTCTTCTGAGCTGACACAGTCCGTCACGACACCAGTAGCTCCGCCAACGTTTACGACATCGCCGTTGATGGAAGCGGCCGCCAAGATGCTATCCACAGATGACGATGCATTGACCGCCGATGATGTGAACACCTTTGACTACAGAGCTTACGTTCCAGAAGACACGTACGCGGGCAAGTTGAATTACAGCACCTCGTACGCGACAACGGTGATGCATGCGGTGAGCGGTGGTGACCCGCCGCTGCGTGGTATGGCCAGcggcacccgcagcagcgccaataTACAGATGAGCAACAGTCAAAACATCtccgtggcggtgctgtccCAACTAAACAGTCCTGCTCCTGCCGCGACTGTCTCTTCCGTCGTGGCTGCTTTGGTGCTCTGCAAAAGCGACCAACTCGGCGACCCGAGCCCCCACTTCCCTTCGCCCGGCAGTGCCGGTCTCCTTGACGACCACCTACGTTTCCAGTGGGAGGGCAACTCCGCCGCGATGAGCGATACGCCCAGTATTACCGGCTTCGCAGGCGTAGGTGGATCCGCTGTTCAGACAGCACTGCCATCCAGCGATGCTCTGCACAGCAAAGAGTTCATAGAGGAGCTTGACATGATGTTCACGCCCTCGGAGTCGCGCCCGCAAGACATGATAGCACTCGCAGATGCACCGACGGCCGCCTCTGTGCCAAACATGCGGCCGCAGCCAGACGCCGGGGCCTACTGGTGTACTGCTCCGATGCGCGATACTGCAAGGTTGGTTTTGGGTAGCGATATGGGAGTGCCGGCCTACCGAGCACCGTCTACAGCAATATCGACGCCGAAGGATCTGAGCTGCGGCAGTACTGCCAAGACATTGCCTGGATTGACAGTGCAGCCGCCGTCACGAATTGGCCGCTctgacgacgaggatggcgATCCGACAGGCTGGTCCGTTTACCCGGACGTTACTCTCAACTTCGGTTGGTCCCTTGGGTTCAGCTCCGAGCCCAGAAAGCCCGGTAGTGTGATTGGCAGTGACCACGAGAGTGGTAGCACTCACGATGGTGTTGACCATCTACGCtactcgcagcagctgggcaACACGCTGCATAGCCTATACCACCTTATGAGCTACGACGACGCTTCTTATTAA
- a CDS encoding hypothetical protein (TriTrypDB/GeneDB-style sysID: LpmP.29.1430), whose amino-acid sequence MPRIKKPRTKGVTYKLVPRSYGDANGEDQGPLWVSETEFYRHHQSAAPVENDDAARRQFNMYTVAANAEFNDGEEYAEEEEYYDEEVEEEESEWVNGDWEEEEEEKSPSQQAQKQKATAPFASPPALASIDPPAVATRPRDEDSQEHSGGGEEDEPEEKLFDDEVECEVTDDFLHQLVFGTGDGSEGVEDWDDWDGLDEEDSEMWRLLTDEERTAIKASRRRGTARRRRIATATSGAEGGLSCTHAADGTEYPMHDTTQRALERQFAEVMHEFNVDARLNDAYTDDPRTHGALQVDKYLTALEEFVASRAGIDLETAEPHKNKGLIQQLKYLSHHVGAFDSDARGIYMTTVLPEKQQRFVEDFQKGTEEIRRAARLRMAQRRAPVGAAATSSSDKTALPVPLPEEGGTAEEEKEELIVMEVKSKADQLDCETAVSAYSTYYNQPNVIHAPRSTAQVRKLKKLAGSRCEGEPTGAEAENRVNRRYGGAVTSATTVMGTGISSTEAAPGSSSGGNTASATIMSSAKKGSKMAHVRELTSDSDSEDTKKMGGLHRGGDFVLTIRRKDETKEEKTMRRQAVKAAQRERRQAKSALKHTYKEVESEELRRSATSQVARRTVHFM is encoded by the coding sequence ATGCCGCGCATAAAGAAGCCTCGCACCAAGGGTGTCACCTACAAGCTGGTACCTCGCTCGTATGGCGATGCTAATGGAGAGGACCAGGGCCCTCTGTGGGTGAGCGAGACAGAGTTCTATCGCCATCACCAGAGTGCCGCGCCCGTCGAAAATGACGATGCAGCGCGACGTCAGTTCAACATGTACACCGTCGCCGCAAATGCCGAGTTcaacgacggcgaggagtatgcggaggaggaggagtactacgacgaggaggttgaggaggaggagagtgagtGGGTCAACGGCGActgggaagaggaagaggaggaaaagtcTCCATCCCAGCAAGCACAAAAGCAAAAGGCGACGGCGCCTTTTGCTTCTCCCCCAGCGTTGGCATCTATCGACCCACCGGCGGTGGCCACCCGTCCGCGCGACGAGGATAGCCAAGAACACAGCGGGGGtggtgaggaagacgaaCCTGAAGAGAAGCTCTTTGATGACGAGGTTGAGTGCGAGGTAACGGACGACTTCCTGCACCAGCTCGTTTTTGGTaccggcgacggcagcgaaggcGTCGAAGACTGGGACGACTGGGACGGACTCGACGAGGAGGATAGTGAGATGTGGCGGCTTCTGACGGATGAGGAGAGGACAGCCATCAAGGCTTCACGCCGACGTGGCACGgcacggcgccgtcgcaTTGCCACTGCCACGAGTGGCGCAGAGGGGGGGCTTAGCTGTACTCACGCGGCCGACGGGACGGAGTATCCCATGCACGACACCACGCAGCGGGCGTTGGAGCGGCAGTTCGCCGAGGTGATGCACGAGTTCAACGTCGACGCGCGACTCAACGACGCCTACACCGAtgacccacgcacgcacggcgcgctgcaggtggaCAAATACCTGACTGCCTTGGAGGAGTTTGTGGCGAGCAGAGCCGGCATAGACTTGGAGACTGCAGAGCCGCACAAAAACAAGGGACTCATTCAGCAGCTCAAATACCTCTCACACCATGTCGGCGCCTTCGACTCAGACGCACGCGGTATTTACATGACGACGGTGTTgccagagaagcagcagcgcttcgtGGAGGACTTTCAGAAGGGCACAGAGGAGAttcgccgcgccgcgcgcTTGCGtatggcgcagcgccgcgctcccgtcggtgctgctgcgacctCGTCGTCAGACAAGACAGCTCTCCCGGTGCCGCTACCTGAGGAGGGTGGCACcgctgaggaagagaaggaggagttGATTGTGATGGAGGTGAAGTCAAAGGCGGATCAGCTGGACTGCGAGACGGCTGTCAGCGCGTACTCGACTTACTACAACCAGCCAAACGTGATTCATGCAccgcgcagcactgcgcaggtgcgcaaGTTGAAGAAGTTGGCAGGGTCGCGTTGCGAAGGCGAGCCGACAGGCGCCGAGGCTGAGAATCGAGTTAACCGCCGTtacggcggcgccgtgacCTCCGCCACAACGGTGATGGGGACGGGCATAAGCAGCACCGAGGCTGCCCcaggtagcagcagcggcggcaatACTGCCTCTGCTACCATCATGAGCTCTGCCAAGAAGGGGTCCAAGATGGCGCATGTACGTGAGCTTACCTCCGACTCTGACAGCGAAGACACAAAGAAGATGGGCGGGTTGCACAGAGGTGGCGATTTTGTGCTCACGATTCGTCGAAAGGACGAaaccaaagaagagaaaacgatGCGTCGCCAGGCTGTGAAGGCTGCCCAGCGCGAGCGTCGGCAAGCGAAGAGCGCCCTCAAGCACACTTATAAGGAGGTGGAGTCGGAGGAGCTGAGGCGGTCAGCCACGTCGCAGGTGGCGCGTCGCACTGTCCACTTTATGTAG
- a CDS encoding RNA binding protein, putative (TriTrypDB/GeneDB-style sysID: LpmP.29.1440), whose translation MPQVTENISSVDGTGNAVPQVRSPCHSVSSAIPVTNGLLSAGLTNSPCSEYPLSESSGGVVVRPQISGNVDDFQNFLDEPSNWEWAVNALSVEPGHSDRNIFVSKLPPTFKDVDLQEMFQNFGRVVSAKVMLNVKTGTSKETGFVQFTSYKDALRARAFFRLRLASLPTTPGMPAVVTQWAQNKHDGGLYGERCQQVHKLFIRNVPSSITQADMKAFVSRFGTVSVVSVHNDTYDSLPAFPTEQEQCLKFSSPSEGTEGEEAVRSSPEPSKHETIICFVTFVEDGAAMRACCQIHNTTPFDSCNGVPLMAKLAEDNSARHARRYHSAAAAYAAPASRGTCTDGWHGCSAYSSAAPTPLACAGGYHCRDGHSQVSASQHPLQKCNAASNYARQPSSTPVLSAGCLGTDLSRLYGSQSATPPSSPQSAECTSFNILAPRRAFRQRSVAMSTTATVPPETVITPPSPSLLFSTMSPSTQQEAHATRPRRVLLPPALSVEATTSDAMRMTISTTTPLASNPPHYAAAGFTHTSICSVVDSPMQARHHRQSTASASSMGNYRSISYTPVHTPHVEEQPQELYEQQQCQQQALLMGYDAGNDTYHPGDDFYQEYYYSGEIGPMESNLHPLSPSASSELLYQYGNAAGSVECNAYRTGNGHCSVAPLWQRRMERQRATAAYADPMATSAGLPHLLPCVAYGDQQPYAGADGSPSVGACMQAESWETNPSPRAKSAVAFPHALYPQAMVLNSGSQATTPSNGGSGSVRYRNNPYSMRVVQTIAQYSSPCVES comes from the coding sequence ATGCCACAGGTCACTGAGAACATCTCCAGCGTGGACGGCACCGGTAACGCGGTGCCTCAGGTGCGGAGCCCATGCCACTCCGTATCCTCTGCCATCCCGGTCACTAACGGTCTCCTGTCAGCTGGCCTAACAAACTCGCCCTGCTCGGAATACCCGTTGAGTGAGTCGAGTGGCGGAGTTGTGGTGCGGCCGCAGATCTCCGGTAACGTGGATGACTTTCAGAACTTTCTCGATGAGCCAAGCAACTGGGAGTGGGCGGTGAATGCCTTATCCGTCGAACCGGGCCACAGCGATCGCAACATCTTTGTCTCGAAGTTGCCGCCTACCTTCAAGGATGTGGATCTGCAGGAGATGTTTCAGAACTTTGGCCGCGTAGTATCAGCCAAGGTGATGCTGAACGTGAAGACTGGTACCTCCAAGGAGACTGGATTCGTGCAGTTCACCTCCTACAAGGACGCGCTGCGTGCCCGCGCTTTCTTTCGCCTTCGCCTGGCCTCGTTGCCCACTACGCCAGGGATGCCAGCAGTGGTGACGCAGTGGGCGCAGAACAAGCACGACGGCGGCCTCTATGGTGAGAGATGCCAGCAGGTGCATAAACTATTTATCCGCAACGTGCCGTCGAGCATCACGCAAGCGGACATGAAGGCGTTTGTAAGCCGATTCGGAACAGTGAGCGTCGTCTCGGTGCACAACGACACGTATGACAGCTTGCCGGCCTTCCCCACTGAGCAAGAGCAGTGCCTGAagttttcttctccttccgaGGGTACCGAAGGTGAGGAGGCCGTGCGTTCGAGCCCTGAGCCTAGCAAGCACGAGACGATCATCTGTTTTGTCACCTTCGTGGAGGACGGTGCAGCGATGCGAGCATGCTGCCAGATCCACAACACAACACCGTTTGACTCCTGCAACGGGGTGCCGCTGATGGCCAAGCTGGCGGAGGATAACAGCGCTCGTCACGCCCGGCGCTACCATAGCGCAGCGGCCGCGTATGCGGCGCCTGCCTCGCGAGGCACGTGCACAGACGGGTGGCATGGCTGCAGCGCCtacagcagcgcggcaccaACGCCTCTTGCCTGCGCAGGCGGCTATCACTGCCGCGATGGTCACTCTCAGGTGTCCGCATCACAGCATCCGCTGCAGAAGTGCAATGCCGCCTCCAACTACGCCAGGCAGCCGTCCTCGACGCCAGTGCTGTCAGCTGGCTGTTTGGGCACTGATTTGTCGCGTCTGTACGGCAGCCAGtcagcaacgccgccgtCCTCCCCGCAGAGTGCAGAGTGCACCAGCTTCAACATTCTGGCTCCGCGCCGGGCTTttcggcagcgcagcgtcgccatGTCCACGACAGCGACTGTGCCGCCCGAAACGGTCATCactccgccttcgccttccctcctcttttcgaCCATGTCGCCCTCTACTCAACAGGAGGCCCACGCAACTCGCCCTCGCCGCGTGTTGCTGCCACCGGCGCTTTCTGTAGAAGCGACCACGAGCGATGCGATGCGCATGACGATCTCGACCACCACGCCGCTCGCTTCGAACCCACCCCActacgccgctgccggcttCACACACACCTCGATCTGCAGCGTTGTGGATTCCCCTATGCAGGcgcgtcaccaccgccaaaGTACCGCTTCTGCGTCCTCGATGGGTAACTACAGGAGCATTTCCTACACCCCTGTGCACACTCCGCACGTCGAGGAGCAACCACAGGAGCTCTatgaacagcagcagtgccagcagcaggcgtTGCTCATGGGCTATGATGCCGGTAACGATACCTACCACCCGGGCGATGACTTCTATCAGGAGTACTACTACAGCGGTGAAATAGGCCCGATGGAGTCGAACTTAcaccccctctcgccttcGGCGTCGTCAGAGCTGCTCTACCAGTACGGCAACGCAGCTGGCAGCGTCGAGTGTAATGCCTACCGGACTGGCAACGGCCACTGCAGTGTGGCACCACTCTGGCAGCGACGTATGGAGCGCCAGAGAGCGACAGCTGCGTATGCCGATCCTATGGCGACCTCTGCCGGGCTACCGCATCTCCTACCCTGTGTCGCTTACGGTGATCAGCAGCCATATGCGGGCGCCGATGGCTCGCCATCTGTGGGCGCGTGCATGCAGGCCGAGAGCTGGGAGACTAACCCGTCACCACGGGCGAAGTCTGCAGTAGCCTTCCCGCACGCGCTGTACCCCCAAGCTATGGTTCtgaacagcggcagccaggCCACCACGCCGAGCAACGGTGGATCGGGGTCGGTACGGTACCGCAATAACCCGTACAGCATGCGCGTCGTTCAAACTATCGCGCAGTATTCATCCCCGTGCGTGGAGAGCTGA